From the genome of Actinomycetota bacterium, one region includes:
- the rplS gene encoding 50S ribosomal protein L19, whose product MPKLNIAEVVEQPQLRDNLPEFSPGDTVKVQVRVSEGNRERLQTYQGVVIRRRGGGTRETFTVRKMSFGVGVERTFPLHSPNVATIEVVTRGDVRRSKLYYLRGRVGRAARIKEKR is encoded by the coding sequence ATGCCCAAGCTGAACATCGCTGAGGTCGTCGAGCAGCCGCAGCTCCGCGACAACCTCCCTGAGTTCTCACCCGGCGACACCGTGAAGGTGCAGGTCCGGGTCTCGGAAGGCAACCGCGAGCGGCTGCAGACCTACCAGGGCGTCGTCATCCGCAGGCGCGGAGGCGGCACCCGGGAGACGTTCACCGTCCGGAAGATGTCGTTCGGCGTGGGCGTCGAGCGCACGTTCCCTCTCCACTCCCCGAACGTGGCGACGATCGAGGTCGTGACGCGCGGGGACGTCCGGCGCAGCAAGCTCTACTACCTGCGCGGACGCGTCGGGCGAGCCG